The Ensifer canadensis genome has a segment encoding these proteins:
- a CDS encoding NAD(P)/FAD-dependent oxidoreductase — protein MTYPDTYYKRTMVDLTARPSLSSSHDCDVVIVGGGLAGLSTALQLARAGKSVTVLEAESVGYGASGRNGGFVSPGYATDGDEIARIAGEEAARGLHLLSIEGMEFIRENIRDLSIDDAQPQPGLMSVLRYDNAASLKTYAENTSRRYGYELEFMDREAVRAALKSDRYFQALRNDNAFHMHPLNYLRAIAREIERLGGRICEMSAVQSVDLAGAQKRVKTAGGHVTARDVVFTTGGYTGSLNGKLKRSFLPIATYVMVSEDAPDLIASAIATKDAIGDNRRAGDYYRVIDGGRRLLWGGRITTRAASSDALVRELRAEMVGTYPQLAGLKTEIAWSGLMSYARHLMPQIGRMSPGVWYCTAFGGHGLNTTAIGGKVIAEGILGETERYKLYEPFGLVWAGGLAGLAVAQLTYWKLQAQDWWRERAA, from the coding sequence ATGACCTATCCTGATACCTACTATAAACGCACCATGGTAGATCTGACAGCGCGTCCTTCGCTGTCAAGCTCGCACGATTGCGACGTCGTGATCGTCGGCGGCGGCCTCGCGGGGCTGTCGACGGCCCTGCAACTGGCGCGAGCCGGCAAAAGTGTTACGGTTCTGGAAGCCGAAAGCGTTGGTTACGGCGCATCCGGCCGAAACGGCGGCTTCGTCAGCCCGGGCTATGCAACCGACGGCGACGAAATCGCGCGTATCGCTGGCGAAGAAGCAGCCCGTGGCCTCCATCTGCTGTCGATCGAAGGCATGGAGTTCATCCGCGAAAACATCCGCGACCTATCGATCGATGACGCTCAACCGCAACCCGGCCTGATGAGCGTGCTGCGCTACGACAATGCTGCAAGCCTCAAGACCTATGCGGAAAACACCAGCCGGCGCTACGGCTACGAACTCGAATTCATGGATCGCGAAGCGGTCCGCGCGGCCCTCAAGTCAGACCGGTATTTCCAGGCATTGCGCAACGACAATGCGTTCCACATGCACCCGCTGAACTATCTGCGCGCCATCGCCCGCGAGATCGAACGCCTTGGCGGCCGCATCTGCGAAATGTCCGCGGTACAATCCGTGGACCTTGCAGGCGCCCAGAAGCGGGTGAAAACGGCAGGTGGACACGTGACCGCCCGCGATGTCGTCTTCACGACAGGTGGTTACACCGGATCGCTCAATGGAAAATTGAAGCGCTCCTTCCTGCCGATCGCAACCTACGTCATGGTCAGCGAGGATGCACCGGATCTTATCGCCTCGGCGATCGCAACGAAGGATGCCATCGGCGACAATCGGCGCGCGGGCGACTACTACCGCGTGATCGATGGCGGCCGGCGCCTCTTGTGGGGCGGTCGCATCACCACCCGTGCAGCCTCGAGCGACGCGCTCGTGCGCGAACTGCGCGCCGAAATGGTCGGCACCTATCCGCAACTCGCCGGGTTGAAGACCGAAATTGCCTGGTCCGGCCTGATGTCCTACGCCCGCCATTTGATGCCCCAGATCGGGCGCATGAGCCCCGGCGTGTGGTATTGCACTGCCTTCGGCGGGCACGGCCTCAACACGACGGCGATCGGCGGCAAGGTCATCGCCGAAGGCATTCTCGGTGAGACCGAACGCTACAAGCTCTATGAACCGTTCGGCCTCGTCTGGGCGGGCGGGCTTGCCGGGCTTGCCGTCGCCCAGCTCACTTATTGGAAGCTCCAGGCACAGGATTGGTGGCGCGAGCGCGCCGCCTGA
- a CDS encoding transporter substrate-binding domain-containing protein — MRKLFVRLAVGAAFIAAAASAHAGQTLDRVMEKKAMVVATNSGWPPQSYLDDSNEMVGFDIDVSREIAKRLGVEVSFETPDWATLTGGRWQGRYDLGVGSVTPTKARAQVIDFVGIYYYSPYVYVVHKDSEAKSVADLNGKVIGVETATTSEDFINRRLEIDAPGLPPIEYKLEPGEVRTFADSMLPFDDLRLGSGVRLDAVIAPEQTALNAIKNGYPLRSLEGEYAFREPLVVIAEKVDPEWTAKVGSIIEEMKKDGTLSTLTTKWYGKDYSTD, encoded by the coding sequence GTGAGGAAGCTCTTTGTACGATTGGCCGTAGGCGCCGCATTTATCGCCGCGGCCGCGTCTGCCCATGCCGGGCAGACGCTCGACCGCGTTATGGAAAAAAAGGCGATGGTCGTCGCCACCAACAGCGGCTGGCCGCCCCAGAGTTATCTGGACGACAGCAACGAGATGGTCGGCTTCGATATCGACGTCTCCCGGGAAATCGCCAAGCGCCTCGGCGTCGAAGTTAGCTTCGAGACACCGGACTGGGCGACGCTGACCGGCGGCCGCTGGCAAGGACGCTACGATCTCGGCGTCGGTTCTGTAACGCCGACCAAAGCGCGCGCACAGGTCATCGATTTCGTCGGCATCTACTACTACAGCCCCTATGTCTATGTCGTGCACAAGGACAGTGAGGCGAAGTCCGTTGCCGACCTCAACGGCAAAGTCATCGGCGTCGAGACCGCGACGACGTCGGAAGACTTCATCAACCGCCGACTGGAAATCGACGCGCCTGGCCTGCCGCCGATCGAATACAAACTGGAGCCGGGCGAAGTGCGAACCTTTGCCGATTCCATGCTGCCGTTCGACGATCTTCGCCTTGGCAGCGGCGTGCGCCTCGACGCAGTCATCGCGCCTGAGCAGACGGCCCTCAATGCCATCAAGAATGGCTATCCGCTCCGCAGCCTGGAAGGTGAATATGCCTTCCGCGAGCCGCTCGTCGTAATCGCCGAAAAAGTCGATCCGGAGTGGACGGCAAAGGTCGGCAGCATCATTGAGGAGATGAAGAAGGACGGCACTCTCAGCACGTTGACCACCAAGTGGTACGGCAAGGACTACAGCACGGACTGA
- a CDS encoding amino acid ABC transporter permease, translating to MIGRLILIYPEASRRAGALLILTLVVLALYMLGVSSAWIGHVLPATAGWLGENPTMGRLASSLLIALIVAANWKALRQLSRRQQVVGVWLELFVLLMLFFYSFDLSFAFIAKKIGFLISQGVVTTLYISAISIVIATVIALAGAIAKLSSNGVIYGLATFYTSLFRGLPLLMQIYIIYLGLPQVGYVIGAVPAGILALSLCYGAYMTEIFRAGIQSISRGQTEGATALGLSPNQTLALVILPQAMRVIIPPTGNQFIAMLKDSSLVSVVGVWEIMYLARTQGQTEFRHIEMLITASMIYWILSIGLEYAQSRIEERFGRFNAR from the coding sequence ATGATCGGTCGATTGATACTAATCTATCCCGAGGCCTCGCGCCGTGCCGGAGCGCTGCTGATCCTCACCCTGGTGGTCCTTGCGCTCTATATGCTCGGTGTCAGCTCCGCCTGGATCGGCCATGTCTTGCCCGCCACGGCCGGTTGGCTTGGCGAAAACCCCACCATGGGACGGCTGGCTTCGTCTCTCCTGATCGCGCTCATCGTTGCCGCCAACTGGAAGGCATTGCGTCAGCTGTCACGGCGCCAGCAGGTGGTCGGCGTCTGGCTTGAGCTTTTCGTTCTTCTGATGCTCTTCTTCTACTCGTTCGATCTGTCCTTCGCGTTCATCGCCAAGAAGATCGGCTTTCTCATTTCACAGGGCGTGGTGACGACGCTCTACATTTCCGCGATCTCCATCGTGATCGCGACGGTCATCGCGTTGGCGGGCGCAATCGCCAAGTTGTCCAGCAACGGTGTCATCTACGGCCTCGCCACCTTCTACACCTCGCTGTTTCGCGGCCTGCCGCTGCTGATGCAGATCTACATCATCTATCTCGGCCTGCCACAGGTCGGCTATGTGATCGGCGCGGTGCCTGCCGGCATCCTGGCGCTTTCGCTGTGCTACGGCGCCTACATGACGGAAATTTTCCGCGCCGGCATCCAGAGCATTTCACGCGGCCAAACGGAAGGCGCCACCGCGCTCGGGCTCAGCCCCAACCAGACCCTGGCGCTCGTAATCCTGCCGCAGGCGATGCGTGTCATCATTCCTCCGACCGGAAACCAGTTCATCGCCATGCTGAAGGACTCCTCACTCGTCTCCGTCGTCGGCGTCTGGGAAATCATGTATCTCGCCCGCACCCAGGGCCAGACGGAGTTCCGTCACATCGAGATGCTGATCACCGCTTCGATGATCTATTGGATCCTTTCGATCGGCCTGGAATACGCCCAGTCTCGCATCGAGGAACGTTTCGGCCGCTTCAATGCCCGTTGA